AATGAACAAATATTCAGAAACTAGTTTAACAGATAATAAACCAGCCATCATATGAGGATATCTAGTTTCATAAAAAAGTACTCTAAACATACATAAAAAACAAATAACGAAATTGatttctttaaaaaatcaaTGCATATAACactaaggctaattaggatttttaccccccgaattttgacatgtactaaatcatgcccctgaactttgaagaccgttaaaaattccccctaaactattgatattgtttgatttaaggatttttgtctaattttagtaagaaaagtctaacatagataaaagttcaggggcatgatttggcaAATGTctaagtttgaggggcataatttagtagatatcaaagtccaGGGAGCATGACTTAGTATAAAATCGaatgaaattggacaaaagtccttaaatatatcaatctcaatagttcagggagaatttttaatagCCAGAAAagttgaggggcatgatttggtacatgtcaaagtttaggagGTAAAAATCTTAACTAGCCTATATTTACCAGAAATCATTTTTTGATACCTtcttactcttcttcttcctagcAAGCTTATTATTCTCAATAATTATTTGATCAACTTTACTTCCAGCATTATCAAccttaaaaaatataacaacCAATTATTAAAATGTACAAACCGAAAATGAAAGCAAGTTTAATAACACATTAAACctgaaaattaacaaagtaaatACTTATATGTTAACAAACTATACATATATAGAATACAAAAATGACAACAAGATAATAAAGAGAACATTTATCCAAGTTAATAAAACACCaaacaaaatatatttcaaCAAAATGACAAGCCTTAGAAACgagtttttaataattttaatgtaTCTCAGTTTTAGAATTATCAATACCACCAATATCTATGTTGCTTCCAGACTTagatttattttcttcttcaactCTACTaaccttaaaaaatatataaaaactaatTTCGTCAAAAACCATTAACATAAGTGAACAAGCATGAAAGTAAAATCCTATTACTAAATAACAATTGAACTTTATaacaaattgaaaaaaatatcatcCAAAAATCAGTCTCATAACAAAATACTCTAAACAACATTCAACCCAAGGAtgagctgttgggttttgtgccctaaataaaacccattacaatataatcagatttactaattattaaaagatcagaaatcacttttatgttgcatggatcacatgatttatttcatgattatgtttaatgtataaattctattaagtccaaaacatatgtatttgttcatgattatagtgttgttagcacagtgaaatataatcatgattatatgttcgaaagtttaattccctgatttgtgagttcactggatttagactggcatgataatcagcgataggtatgcttacaccttggataagtgttatgtcctttccagggtattggtaaagtttactagtatcggatgtatggagtatacattggaagagactgatattgatcttaaataagatatcctaaacttaccgttatatctttctaagtcaatatcaatggttgatcttaggtctatggatcttaattctgacatggttaggttcaatctcaagagtgttatttgtgttctttgatttgttagttaagcctactttttagtctaggtgatacgtacattttgggaacatgatagtacaattgagtgggagcgctgatcatagatatggaatttatagcttctataggtatttagaagtgaaacgatgatctccttcgagcttggctgaatagagataaatgattgaggcctcatttcagtaattatattagtttactgaagtatcatttattagtagctaagtgttttaaggataaaatacattgaagggtagaacggtaaatttgtccctattcagtgtagatcatctatagaggatccttgactattaggattataacaatggataatcataacgtatatatattgtggtacatatagagcgttctatataactgagagtgtattcaattccaagttttaTAGTGGTTCattgaggaattaataagttagggaatttacttggtaaattttagatctgcttattggaagctcgatcaTATacgcccatggtcccctcactagttgagataatactgcttgcagactcagttaattgattttagttaatcaattataattataaaattagactatgtcttatttaacaattttcaataagcaagggcttaattgtgaagaaaagagattttggggtcaatttgttaattaaaagactttgtatggtctaattaataaattacataaatggcaattttatttagtaattaattataattattaaataaatagttttggcatttatagattgaattggaaaatatggtattattgaaaagaagaataagtggttgaactGAAGTCTTTTTCAAGCACAATAACTCTTTTTCTGCTTTTACCCGCATATCACTAGAAAAGTCAGCAATAAAGTCAGCTAATACCTGAGATTTGATCGCTGTCCTTGGTTGGAATGTGATGTCGTAATCACTGAGTTCTACTGCCCACTTGGTGAGTCTTCTTGAAAGATCTAGCTTGTGTAGGATGCTATGAAGTGGATATTGTGTCAACACAATAATAGAGTGGCATTGAAAATATGGTCTGAGTTTGTGTCCTGCTGTGATAAGTGCTAGTGCAGTTTCTCAAGTTGGCTATATCTTGTTTTTGTTTCTAGAAGAGTCTTTGAGACATAGTAGACATGTTGTTGCCTTCCTTCCTCTTCTATGATTAGCACAGCGCTGATTGTTGTTTCAAAGACTGCTAGGTATATGTAGAGTGCTTCTCCATCTTCAGGTTTCGCTAAGAGCAAAGGTGAGGCGAGATATTCTTTAAGTTGTCTAAGTGCATCTTCACATTCTTTTGTCCACTCAAAGTCCTTCGCTTTTCTTAGTGTTGAGAAGAACAAGTGACAACGTTCAAAAGATTTTGAAATAAAACTGCTATCCTCCCTGTAAAGCGTTGGACGTCCTTGATTGATTTTAGTGATTGAATGTTTTGTATGGAACGTATTTGATATGGGTTTGCTTCAACTCCTCGCTTTGTCACCAAGTATCTTAGAAATTTACCTGAGGAAACACTAAAAGAACACTTGGCAGGGTTGagtttcatattatatttttcaagtaCCTGGAATGACTGTTCGAGATGATTGAGGTGGTCTGCTGCTGCTAGCgattgacgagcatgtcatcgaTATATACTTCCATTGACTTCCCTAGCATGTCTGTGAACATCTGATTTACCAATCTCTGATATGTTGCACCTCTTTAGTCGAAATGGCATGACCTCGTAACAGAAGGTCCCTCGTTCTGTGATGAATGATGTCTTCTGTTGATCATCTGGGTGCATAAGGATCTAGTTGTACCCAGAAAATGCATCCATGAAGGTAAGGAGCTCATGCCCAGCTGTAGCATCAACAAGCATGTCGATGTGAGGCAGCGGGAATGAATCTTTGGGGCAcgccttgttgaggtctgtgaaatcgATACAAATCCTCCACTTTCCATTCTTTTTTCGTCCAACAACTACATTGGCCAACCATTCTGGATAGTTGACCTCTCTGACTGATCCAATGTCGATGAGCTTTTAAATTTCTTCATTGATCACTTTGTTACGTTCGGGAGCGAACTGTCTTCTTTTCTGCTTGACTGGAGGGAAATTGGGGTCTACCTGCAACTTATGCATAACAATGTTAGGGTCTATACCTGTCATATCTTTGTGAGACCATGCAAAGCTGTCATGATGCCTAATGAGAAATTCGATCAACTTTGCTCGAAGTTCTAGTTTGAGCTTGGCCCCAATTTGTACTTTGTGCTTCGAGAATTCTTTGCTAATGCTCACTTCGTCTAGCTCCTCCATATTAGGCTCATTTGGATCAATCATTGCATTCAATTGCTGTAGTTGCTATAAGGttgattgtttttcttttaggCTGCTCTGATAACACTCTCACACTGCTCTTTGTGCCCATGATATCTGCTTTATTCCCCATGGTGTAGGAAATTTGATAACTTGGTGGTATGTGGATGGCACAGCTTTCATCTCATGGATCCATGGTCGGCCAAGGATGGCATTGTATGAAGAGGGACAGTCAACAACAATGAACTTGGTTTGGAGGTTTACTCCTTTTGCCCAAACATGCAAGTTGACCTCTCCAATCGAGTGCTTTTGCTCACCACTAAACCTGATTAAGACTGTGGATTTGCGGGTGATTGTTGACTCGTCAACTTTCATATCCCTAAGAGCattgataaataaaatgttAGCAGACCTCCCATTATCGATCAATACACGTTTAATAAAACAGTTTGCAATGTATAATGAAATGACTAAGGCATCATGGTGAGGGTGAAGCAAGTATGTGGCTTCGTCATTGACAAAGCTGATGGACTGTCCAACGATTGTCTCTGGCTTTCTCGGCTTTCCTTGACTGTTGATTGGTTCTCGTGCATGGCGTTTAGCTGCTGAATACATAATTTCACTAACTTCTGATCCTCCTGAGATCACATTCACGGTCCTCGCATTCTGAGGGGGTTCAAGTGGACTCTCTTGTATTTTATCCCCTTCTGCTACAGTTGCTTTGCCTTTATCAAAAAGGAAATCTCGTAGTTGTCCTCGACGAAGTAGCCCTGCAACTTTGAACTTGAGTGTTATACATTCAGCCGTGGTGTGTCTGCGATCGCCATGAAATTCACACCATTTGGTCATATCTTTCAGAGCTTCCGACTTTTGAATCTTCTCAGGCCAGTTGACTTTATTTCCCATGCCTTTCATTACAGCAACCACTTAAACAGGGTTTATTGTTAGAGTATACTCTGGGATTGGTGCTTTATCTTGATAGCCTCTAAACTTTTGGGACgattgtcccctttcttggtaATCACGTGATCGTTGGGGTGGAGCTCATCCACTGCCTTGAAATGATCTGGATCTGTTGGTGGGGTATGGTTCAACATGATCGGATGACTTGCGATCTACTCGTCTTGGCCCCCGATTCTCACGAGAGCTTAAGTAGTTGGAGATCGGTTGCCTGTTCGATTCATCTTCCTCCCATTTGATTTGAGCCCATGCTTTGGCAAGAACATCCTCCATGGTCCTGCAATGGTATTTTGTTAATTCTTTATATAGGTCAGATTCTACCAGAAGGCCTTTTCGAAAAGCTGTGACGGATGTGTCCATGTTGCAGGCTGTCATTGACACCTTCTCGGCATTGAACCTTACTACATAGTCTCTTGGCGATTCGTCCCTTCTCTGTCTAATTCTATAGATGTCATCTATTAACTTCTCCAATTTTCTGCTACTAGCAAATTGctctataaaaatatcagttaATTGAGCAAAAGAAGCAATAGAATTATTAGACAAGTTTGTATACCACTGAAGGGTTGGGCCgatgttaggctaaaattagcctaagtttcgggtcatatttttcggttagttttcactctttgtttctagttttagggctatattacgcttgattctttggtttcaggtcctcgggcatttaaagaaagtatgttcaagaattgaggaaaagttgtgaaagaatcgagaagaaaatccaagattggtgtcgctgcctgtttcagtcgcgacggggaatttgccagtcgcgacgggaactggcagagagaTTTTCAAGGAGTCAAAGTTtactcccgtcgcgacggggaacatgccagtcgcgatgggaactggcagagaggatcttgaagtttcaaagtttaatcccgtcgcgacgggagctttgccagtcgcgacggggaccccagtgacgggatttttgggcagtttcgtaatttcacgaatttttaagttgagacttggtttaaatagtgagagttcgtgaaaattagggattattcagaattagaaccctagaaacaaaggaggaggctagaagagcggcttgtggcgacccggatcaattgcttcaactagttctttctcttctctttaatttttctatgctattttctgtttcaatgttaattatggatttgattatggatgttttgaactaaactcctatttagggagaatgatgaatgttgtttaagtttttcctagttaatgaataattgccattcctccatcttgattgtgaacactattcatatttgtgtttaatttccacgtgcaagattgatcaccttttacatgttttatgatctcaattcgaaatctgaaaagtgagaattgagaatgctaaaattggatagtctaggttttgatgtaaaacgaaagtatttacatagcctttgtgacatttagattattgcttaatgctgatttcatgttagtttaattaagagattaattagagagcttgagatttagaacctagaagatctgaaaagagctaggttaatttataatctgtcattcacttcaagagaaggatagcaattagacattaacattggtaacttaacaacaggattcgtctccctattctctcatcttgattaatattcacttgttcctttaagtttcttgaatttctttcttcctttttcaatcataaatacttttgattgccaaatagaattataagtatagtttagcagtaattaatccaattccctgtggttcgacctcacttgcgtgagtatactacttgattgcgtgcacttgcgtagtaattaataattttcgcaataagtttttggcgccgttgccggggaattgtataaagattaatattacacaaaattatactaacttctactttggtatattttctcttgctgattttctaACCTTTctcttgcaaaaaaaaaaaactgctcTTATCTATTTCAGGTATTTTGAGTGCATGCGCCGCCAAGGGCAAGCAGTTATACTACCCATCGAccctgaaattgagaaaacttgtaggagaaaccgaaggcacaagaggcaagaaggagtttcagcaactgctgaaacaacagaaatcatggctgctaatgtgaATGCGAATGCTGCAAATAACGACAATAATGGTGGTGCCGTGGAAGaccaagctaatggccgtagcttgagagattacattctccctactctgacgggagtgcagtcatgtatcaggccaccggcagtggatgcgaataactttgagatcaaacctaccatacttcaaatggtgcagtcttcagttcagtttggtggcctcccttctgaagatcctaatctgcatctctcgaacttcatggaactttgtgagacttttaaagtcaatgaagttagtgatgatgccattcgttTGAGACTATTTCCATTCTCACTTAGAGaaagagccaagagttggttaatCTCCTTGCCACCAAATTCCATAGCAACATGGACAGACTTAGCAACTAAATTTTTGTCTAAGTTCTTTCCCCCAGCAAAGTCTGCTAAGCTGCGAGGAGAGATCAACAATTTTTGTCAACAAGAGAATGAGTCTCTCTatgagtcttgggagaggttcaaggacttaatcagaaagtgtcctcatcatggtattgagaagtggatgctggttcataatttctataatgggttggttggtaacactagaaccctgatagatgcagcagctggtggagcctttatgagaaagagtgctaataaggcttatgatctattggaggagatggctctaaacaatcagcagtggccaactgaaaggagtcaaactaagaaggtagctggtgtgctagaggtggatgccattacaaagctgacagctcaggttgaggccaTAACAAAGCTGATCGCAGTGCAAGCCAAACAAGCTCAAGtggtttgtgagatatgtggaggtccccatcacttttctgagtgtcaggcagatgtggatgatttgccaatggatcaagcaaaagccattggaaactattcccaaaacaataattatgggcacaaccaacaggggttctaccagcagagaaaccagccccaacaaaaccaacaacagctGCGACAACAAAGTTCTAGTGGAGGCTCCActatccaagctgatttattgctccaattcatgatggaaactagagcctctattaaaactctagaaactcaaatggaacaattggctactcaagtggaaaaacaagctcaaggaaattcGCCTAGCACTAATGatgcaaaaggaaaagagcaatgtaaagcaatttccttaAGGACTGGAAATAAATATGATGGGCCTGAGATGATACAACTAGTGGATGAAGAGATTAAAGTTCAAACAACACCAACTCAAGCATCGTCAGATAAGAAGATTACTGATAGTCCAGCACCACCACagcagtctccaccaatcagtattgatcatcatgtgaaaataccctatcctcagagactccgaaagaccaatctagacaagcagttcacaaaatttctagaggtctttaaaagactacacatcaacattccttttgctgaagccttggaacaaatgccctgttatgtgaagttcatgaaggagatattgtctaagaagagaaaattggaggactatgaaatagtggcattaactgaggagtgtagcgccattttgcaaaagaaactaccgcccaagcttaaagatccgggtagtttcaatattccatgctctatagggggttcggtggaaactaaagctctatgtgatctgggagcaagcattaatctaatgcccttgtctgtcttcaaaaggctaggattgggaaaagcaaagcccacaacagtgactttacaactagccgatcgttctttgactcatcctcgtgggataattgaagatgtactggtgaaggttggtaagtttatcttccctgctgatttcctaattcttgatatggaggaagattcaactattcccattattttgggaagaccattcttagccacaggccgagcattaatagatgttcaaaagggagagttaaagttgagagtgcaagatgaagaggtcaattttaatgtttttgccccaaccgacattcctacctgttgcaagattgagatggtgaagggttcttttgttaaagctgataagaagaaagcaaagcctaaagagcgacttcgaacgattcggcgtcattggaaaagattgatgtgtggtagttctgaaggtgagcttactcttgtgcgaaactctgaaatcaacacgattggtggtaaattttcttcatttagtacgagggctcttttggatgaaaagggtccgcccaaccccttctgatgggggttcaggtaagtcctcctcaccttgagtataatagcacattggggacaatgtcatatttagtttggggggagagacttaaaatttttaaattctgcactttaatttctgcattttaattatctgttttagttttttttgttttagttaaggaatggcaataagcttgacggtagttgtatactgctgattagtgtgatgtgatctgaaattgtaaaataactgtgtgcttgattctgctaactctttggattagtttggatgcttagaaacctgtgtttatctgcaaatactcaatctgtgaaaattgttataattgttttacgatggtttgtggtaagattgacaggatagcttagaacttgcatgtttattcttttgagacgaaatccttgatagtgttcaattggaatatgacttaggcatttgttggatagtttgagcctttcaagcctaccgtaataatgtgtatccctagttaaccttttgagcctaaacccgttatgtttttcacccatcgatttgaaaaattgcaaccacactattaatttttcttcaccatgttatccatgatatcataagctacataattagtttAGGGGAGGAGtaacatttagtgtgaggaaatagtgagagggagaaaaacttgtaagattgagaagagcaaaaaaaaaattgtgtaattcaatgtcactgaaaaaaaaaatggaatatgaaaaaaaaaacacaataaaaagtaaaaatatgtgtgaaaaaaaaaaattcagtgatgttgaaaaataatagagatgtcttctatcaatcttggtaaattcagGGAATATTATGAGatcttagaaaaagaaaagtaagaagcttgtgggttctgtttgtgtgcttatgatatctttagccaaaattgtcttttgcctatccctgaatatctgagccatattacctaaagccttgaaaagacctaacgattccaaagaatactgtcaacattagtggagaaaggtaagcatgcaagcttatgagttatcaggctgtggaactgttggaaagagtaaaacttttataacaatgtttcacatttgaataaattcttgcagttgtacatagtgttataaattgagcatctgagttaattgttagagttagtaggatcgaaattctagtttatgcaaggaagaaaacagagcatgagtcagcagcgtagtgattatctgacagcgtagttagttttttttttaccttactcgggggcgagtaagaatatagtttgggggaatttgttaggctaaaattagtctaagtttcgggtcatattttcggttagttttcactctttgtttctagttttagggctatattacgcttgattctttggtttcaggtcctcgggaatttaaagaaagtatgttcaagaattgaggaaaagttgtgaaagaatcgagaagaaaatccaagattggtgtcgctgcctgttccagtcgcgacggggaatttgccagtcgcgacgggaactggcagagagaTTTTCAAGGAGTCAAAGTTTACTCCCGTcacgacgggaactggcagagaggatcttgaagtttcaaagtttaatcccgtcgcgacgggagctttgccagtcgcgacggggaccccagtgacgggatttttgggcagtttcgtaatttcacgaatttttaagttgagacttggtttaaatagtgagagttcgtgaaaattagggattattcagacttagaaccctagaaacaaaggaggaggctagaagagcggcttgtggcgacccggatcaattgcttcaactagttctttctcttctctttaatttttctatgctattttctgtttcaatgttaattatggatttgattatggatgttttgaactaaactcctatttagggagaatgatgaatgttgtttaagtttttcctagttaatgaataattgccattcctccatcttgattgtgaacactattcatatttgtgtttaatttccatgtgcaagattgatcaccttttacatgttttatgatctcaattcgaaatctgaaaagtgagaattgagaatgctaaaattggatagtctaggttttgatgtaaaacgaaagtatttacatagcctttgtgacatttagattattgcttaatgctgatttcatgttagtttaattaagagattaattagagagcttgagatttagaacctagaagatctgaaaagagctaggttaatttataatctgtcattcacttcaagagaaggatagcaattagacattaacattggtaacttaacaacaggattcgtctccctattctctcatcttgattaatattcacttgttcctttaagtttcttgaatttctttcttcctttttcaatcataaatacttttgatttgccaaatagaattataagtatagtttagtagtaattaatccaattccctgtggttcgacctcacttgcgtgagtatactacttgattgcgtgcacttgcgtagtaattaataattttcgcaacagcCGACTAGACTAGACCCAAACCCTTCACACACACACGCCTCGCGTAACTCGCGAGGTATCGCGAAAGTGAACATCCTCTGCTTGTAGCTAGCTCTGTGGTCGTTGGGATCAGTCGTTCCATCATACATTTTCATTAATGGGAACACAAACTTCTTCGGCATTTCGACCAAGGCGATGACATCTACAAAGGGTGATCTGCAAAGCTGCTAGGTAGGCTCTTTTTGATTGGAGTTGGCACCCCTGGGATTCTTTGGATCATGGCCTCCATGCCTTCCAGTTTTCGTGCAATTATTTGTTCAATCAACTCCTCTTGGGTAGGGAACATTCACTCCTGCATTCACAATAAAAGGTGTTAAATCAAGTATTGCATTATTTGCTCTAGTAAGGGATTGTTGGTTTAGAGAGCTTTCGGGGGCAGTCAGGTTGTTCAAGTTGACTACTAGAGGGATGGCTGATGAATTGACTGCTGGAGGAATGGCTGATGAATTGACTGCTGAACCCATATTCTGATTGACTGTGGTTGTTTGTTGTCTGACCGTGACGTTAGTTACCCCTGTTGTTGATGGTTGTCTAATCACTTGGCTTGATCTTCCTATTGGGGTATCGTCAAGTGATTGCATTGGATCAATTGGAACTTGGAATCTTCTTCAACTATTGTCAGTTGTTGCCATCAAAGCAGTCAACGACTCAAACTGGACCTTTAGTGCGACATTCTCCTTCTTGAACGATGCATTTTTCTCTTCCACTGCTTGAGTGCGCTCCAagttttctttcatttgagCCGTGAGAATGGCGAGAGTTGTTGACGAAAGCTAGTCTGTTCCTCATTGATCTCTCCTTCCTCCATGTGTTCCACCATTGCTCTGGTGTGGGTTGACTGAATGATAAAGGTCGAAATACTTTGCTCGATTGCAGCTTGTCAGGGCCTCAAGGTGGGTGCCAAATTATAGATGCTAAAATCCACAACCAATCGAAGATGATCGTACGTGGGCATCGACAACCTGTAGAACAAAGAAGAGAGTAACCGAAAAACCTTGGGACACCGGGATGGTTCCGACCGAAGGGACTGCGACAGTCAAGTCAGCAAGATTGTTAACAATGTAATAAAAAAGATGAGAATAAATGATCGAACTAAGTTACCACCTATCTTGACTGTAGAAATAAGTATGTATTTCTTTTAGAGAGAATGAGATTGAACGATAAGTAAGAAGTATTGAGATGACTGAAATTTGATGTGCCTCTCTCAGTAACTGAGAGTGACTCTTATAGGCGTCCTTGGAAGGACGTTACTCATGACCGCCCACCCTCCTTTAGAAGCGCTCTTCCCCACTTGATTAGGGAGATCGTTATTTGCGGGGTTAGTTTGACTGACCACTTCGAAGGCTGTTAGATGAGTGATAAGACTCGGTCTCGTATTTGGGTCGGATCATTGTGAGCTCAATGACGGGTCATGGTAATGTTAATGTCTGACTTGACTGTTTTGTTTTGGGCCTGTTGGGTTTAGTGTTGTGACCGTACCATCATAATTAGTCAAATAGTCCAACCCAATTTTATTTGAGCATTATTTGGAAACATCGCATGTGATATTGAACATGGGCCCAATTTTGACCTCTACAATtatcat
This Cannabis sativa cultivar Pink pepper isolate KNU-18-1 chromosome 6, ASM2916894v1, whole genome shotgun sequence DNA region includes the following protein-coding sequences:
- the LOC115695304 gene encoding uncharacterized protein LOC115695304; translated protein: MKGMGNKVNWPEKIQKSEALKDMTKWCEFHGDRRHTTAECITLKFKVAGLLRRGQLRDFLFDKGKATVAEGDKIQESPLEPPQNARTVNVISGGSEVSEIMYSAAKRHAREPINSQGKPRKPETIVGQSISFVNDEATYLLHPHHDALVISLYIANCFIKRVLIDNGRSANILFINALRDMKVDESTITRKSTVLIRFSGEQKHSIGEVNLHVWAKGVNLQTKFIVVDCPSSYNAILGRPWIHEMKAVPSTYHQVIKFPTPWGIKQISWAQRAV